A segment of the Georgenia sp. M64 genome:
GGTCCGGGTGGTCAGCCAGGCGAGGGCGACGCCGACGACGACGGCGGCCGCCGTCACCGCCCCCGCCAGGCCGAGGCTGCGCAGCACCAGCCAGAGCGTCCGGTCCCGCCACAGGGTGTCCCAGATCGCGGGCCCGCCCGCCTCCGCCGTCCGCAGGAGCAGGTAGCCGATCGGGAGCAGCGCGACCGCGGCGGCCACCGCGGCAGGGACGAGGAGCACCGCCGGCGCGCGACGGCCGGCGGTGCTCCTCGTGCGGCGCGGTGGCGCCGGCGCTGCGGTCATGCTCAGGTCAGCCCGACCTCGTCCAGCAGCGCCAGGGTCTCCTCGAGGGAGTCCAGCTCGTTGAGGTCGATGTTCAGGCCCTCCCCGAGCGGGGCGAGGTCGTGCTCGGTGGAGCTGACGCCCTCGACCACCGGGTACTCGGCGGTCTCGTCGGCGAAGTACTGCTGCGCCTCCTCCGACAGGAGGTACTCGACGGCCGCGAAGGCCGCGTCCTCGGCGTCGGAGCCGTTCAGCACACCGACGCCCGCGACGTTGACGAGCGCGCCCGGGTCGTCGCTGTCGAGGAACCGGATCTCGGCCTCGACGGCGTCGGCGCCCTCCTCGGCGATGCGCTCGTACCAGTAGTAGTGGTTGATCAGGCCCACGGAGACCTGGCCGCCGTTGACGGCGTCGAGGACCGCGTTGTTGTTCTCGTACGCCTGGGGCTCGAGAGCGGCGAAGTCCTCGAGCCACTGACGGGCGCCGTCCTCGCCGCGGTCGACGCGCAGGGCGGTGACGAAGCTGTGGAACGAGGCGTTCGTCGGCGCGTAGCCGATCGTGCCGCGGTAGGCCTCGTCGAGGATCTCGTCGATACCCGTCATGTCCGCGACCTCGGGAGCCTGCTCCGGGTCATAGGCGAGAACACGCGCCCGGGCGGAGGTGGCGACCCAACGCCCGTCGGCGTCGCGGTAGCCCTCCTCGACCAGGTCCAGGACGTCCTCGGGCAGCTCGGTGAGCATGTCGGCACCCGCCAGGGCGCCCAGCGCACCGGCGTCCTGGGAGAAGAAGAGGTCGGCCTGGGTGCCGTCGCCCTCCTCCAGGAGCTGGGCGGCGAGCTCGCTGGAGCCGGCGTAGCGGACCTCCACCTCGGTGCCGACGGCGGTCTCGAGGTCCTCGAGGATCGGGCCGACGAGGTTCTCGTTGCGGCCGGAGTAGATCGTCAGGGTCGTGTCGTCGGAGCCGGCGGCGGTGGCGTCGCCGGTGGCCTCCTCGGCCGGCTCGTCGGCGCTGCAGGCGGCCAGGCTCGCGACGGTGGCGAGGGCAACGGCGACCGTGGCGGCGCGGCGGATCGTGAGGGACATGGGTTCTCCCGGTCGTGGGGGCGGACGGCCCTGGGGCGTCCGCGTCGTCGGACGGAGCGTAATTAGGTAAGGCTCCCCTTAGCAAATTCCGTGAGGGGGACGACACCCCACCGTCCGCCGCGCGGCCGGGGTGCGACACGGGCCCCCCGGGTGCGACACGGGCCGGGGTGCGACGCGGACCCGAGTGCGACGCGGCCCGCGCACCGCACGGACCGCGTACCGCGTACCGCACGGACCGGGTACGACAAAGGCCGGAACCGCGTGGGTCCGGCCTGTCGCGGATGTCATGGGACATCACATCGGTGGAGCTAGGGGGATTCGAACCCCCGACCTTCTCGGTTGGGGTCGCCCCCTTCGCACCGCCTGTGAGGACGTTCTAGTTACCCTGCCGAGGGCCGCGGCTGGGCACCAAGATCGTTGGAGTTCCAATGATCTTCGTAGGTCACCGTCATCTTCCCACCCCGCCGTCACAGTAGGCAACGGCAGGCACTAGTTGGCCGGCGACGCGTTCGGCAAGGCGTACGGCGGGGAGCATGGCGTACGCATGGCGTACGCGAGTTTCGAACCGCCGCGGCCATCCATTAGCGTCACCCACGCTGAACCCGAGGTCGACCTGACCGCCATCGAGTCTGCGGCGGTACGCCGAGATGGCAGATTCTTGCGCGCTGGCGTAGCGCATCTGGGACTCGAGGGGATAAGTGATCACATGGAGAAGGTTCAGCCGAGCCCCCGGCGCCAGAGCTCTCGCGAGGTGGACGGACGTCAACGACGCCGGCAAGAAGTCGACGGCGACGAGCACCGAGTCGTACGCAGCGGCCGCGGCATCCTTGACGACCAGGACCCGGGCACGGCGCCGTGGCGGAGAACCTGCGAGCTGGTCGAGCCGTAAAACCACCGCTCGAGCAGGCCGCTGCTCCGGGCGCCGACGAGCGGCAGGCCTACGTCCTGCTCCTCAGCGGTCGCTACGAGCGAGGGTCCGGGCGCACCCGTCCGGACGAGGGTGTGGGCGGATTTAAACCGTGGAAACAGACCGAACCGCGGCGTCGAGCCTCTTGCCTGCCGCGTCGAGCACTCGGCGGCGGATCTCGTCCGGGTCCTCGCCCAGGAGCGAGCGGAGGGACGTCGCCAGGTCGGGTCCGATAGCGTGCTGCACCGAGAGCCGTGCGCCAGGTGGTCCCGCGCACCTGCGCCGCGCGCCGGAGCACCGCGATGCTCGCACCCGCCTCGGGGTCCACCCCCGCAAAGATGGGAGGATGCTCGTTTCAGCCACGCTGCTCAGTCCCCTTTCTCACCTTGCGGTTCTGAGCAAAGCTCGTTCCGCCTCGCTCAAGGCCTCCTCGCTTCCCACCAGTACCACGACGTCCCCTTCCTCGATGCGGTGACCGGACACCGGCGCTACCACCACCCGATGCGGTCCCCGCTTCAGCGCGGAGACCGCCACGTCCACGCCCTCGAGCGACTCAATGGGTCGGCCGACCATGACGCCGTCGACGGGTACGACCACGGTCCTGACGGCTCGGCTCGCGCCGACAGGGGCGCCCGTGGGCTCCGAGCCATGGAAGAACTCTCGCATCAGGGTGTACTGACCGGAGCG
Coding sequences within it:
- a CDS encoding extracellular solute-binding protein; the protein is MSLTIRRAATVAVALATVASLAACSADEPAEEATGDATAAGSDDTTLTIYSGRNENLVGPILEDLETAVGTEVEVRYAGSSELAAQLLEEGDGTQADLFFSQDAGALGALAGADMLTELPEDVLDLVEEGYRDADGRWVATSARARVLAYDPEQAPEVADMTGIDEILDEAYRGTIGYAPTNASFHSFVTALRVDRGEDGARQWLEDFAALEPQAYENNNAVLDAVNGGQVSVGLINHYYWYERIAEEGADAVEAEIRFLDSDDPGALVNVAGVGVLNGSDAEDAAFAAVEYLLSEEAQQYFADETAEYPVVEGVSSTEHDLAPLGEGLNIDLNELDSLEETLALLDEVGLT